The Lysobacter enzymogenes genome window below encodes:
- a CDS encoding DoxX family protein yields MNAERCSDLGKLILRLSLGALILMHGIAKLRGGTAGIVGMVESHGLPGFLGYGVLLGEVLGPALLILGWHARIGAVLVAGNMLVALALVHLGQLGQLNEQGGWAIELQAMFLATAAAVALLGPGRYSLYGK; encoded by the coding sequence ATGAACGCCGAGCGCTGTTCCGACCTGGGCAAACTGATCCTGCGCCTGAGCCTGGGCGCGCTGATCCTGATGCACGGCATCGCCAAGCTGCGCGGCGGCACCGCGGGCATCGTCGGCATGGTCGAATCGCACGGGCTGCCCGGCTTCCTCGGCTACGGCGTGCTGCTCGGCGAAGTGCTCGGCCCGGCGCTGCTGATCCTGGGCTGGCATGCGCGCATCGGCGCGGTGCTGGTGGCCGGCAACATGCTGGTGGCGCTGGCGCTGGTCCACCTCGGCCAGCTCGGCCAGCTCAACGAACAGGGCGGCTGGGCGATCGAATTGCAGGCGATGTTCCTGGCGACGGCCGCGGCGGTCGCGCTGCTGGGGCCGGGCCGGTATTCGCTCTACGGCAAATGA
- a CDS encoding glycoside hydrolase family 64 protein — translation MVTRRTFLGASAAALAVPLLPRNALAATPARFNLALLNASGQNTAYAYVTGFDNGRPVFVRADGSAYYPPSPSAPVTPLGADCAIPLGANGTTVRVSVPRMYGARIYLVTGSKLNFYVNPGPAVVHPSFLNTSDTNFNKNWTFAEFTFNEYELFSNISYVDFVAAPLGLSLRSLSGRVETIPGLPAASLDPICYSLQQQATQEGSAWNSLIQRGPDGRNLRAMSAHYQAARFQNYLTGYIDACWNKYRNTTLTVDTQSGFGVLTARVGGDNLLRFNNGEAFAKPSTADVLSCDSGPFSLGGASEVRKAIIPRLAAALNRTTLLDNANQPNGEVASRFYRNAQTNHYARLVHERLPDNRGYAFPYDDVTASGGPDFSGAARSGDPDTLTVTLRALR, via the coding sequence ATGGTCACCCGCCGCACCTTCCTCGGCGCCAGCGCCGCCGCGCTCGCCGTACCGCTGCTGCCGCGCAACGCCCTCGCCGCCACCCCGGCGCGCTTCAACCTCGCCCTGCTCAACGCGTCCGGCCAGAACACCGCCTACGCCTACGTCACCGGTTTCGACAACGGCCGGCCGGTGTTCGTGCGCGCCGACGGCAGCGCCTATTACCCGCCCTCGCCGTCCGCGCCGGTGACGCCGCTGGGCGCGGACTGCGCGATTCCGCTCGGCGCCAACGGCACGACCGTGCGGGTCTCGGTACCGCGCATGTACGGCGCGCGCATCTACCTGGTCACCGGCAGCAAGCTGAACTTCTACGTCAATCCGGGCCCGGCGGTGGTGCACCCCAGCTTCCTCAACACCAGCGACACCAACTTCAACAAGAACTGGACCTTCGCCGAGTTCACCTTCAACGAGTACGAGCTGTTCTCCAACATCAGCTACGTCGACTTCGTCGCCGCGCCGCTGGGGCTGTCGCTGCGCTCGCTGTCCGGACGCGTGGAGACCATTCCGGGGCTGCCGGCGGCGTCGCTGGATCCGATCTGCTATTCGCTGCAACAGCAGGCCACGCAGGAAGGTTCGGCCTGGAATTCGCTGATCCAGCGCGGCCCGGACGGACGCAACCTGCGCGCGATGAGCGCGCACTACCAGGCCGCGCGCTTCCAGAACTACCTGACCGGCTACATCGACGCGTGCTGGAACAAGTACCGCAACACCACGCTGACCGTCGACACCCAATCCGGCTTCGGCGTGCTGACCGCGCGCGTGGGCGGCGACAATCTGCTGCGCTTCAACAACGGCGAAGCCTTCGCCAAGCCGAGCACCGCCGACGTGCTCAGCTGCGACAGCGGGCCCTTCAGCCTCGGCGGCGCCAGCGAGGTGCGCAAGGCGATCATCCCGCGCCTGGCCGCGGCGCTGAACCGCACCACCCTGCTCGACAACGCCAACCAGCCCAACGGCGAAGTCGCCAGCCGCTTCTACCGCAACGCCCAGACCAACCACTACGCGCGGCTGGTGCACGAACGGCTGCCGGACAACCGCGGCTACGCCTTCCCGTACGACGACGTCACCGCCAGCGGCGGCCCGGATTTCAGCGGCGCGGCGCGTTCGGGCGATCCGGATACGCTGACGGTGACGTTGCGGGCGCTGCGCTGA
- a CDS encoding M1 family metallopeptidase, which translates to MPAAPILSFRRLRASCVRALAAALLAAPLAAAAAPQAGPAAATAAPAARAGANLDVLHYTARIEPDIVAKTLRGQVSIRLALRADGAQHLEFDAGDLEIDKVSEHGRALAFDKSEQRLRVRLPKPGKFGERHEIDIAYRGAPRYGLEFHPDRSEVYTIFSTSQWLVCIDAPSERASFDLTLTVPSGLKAAGNGRLVSKSALGGRRDSYRWRQDQPMPSYVYGFAAGRYNEAGGNGENGELRFLSADLQSAQLRQVFADTADMMRFFGRRAGIRYRGPYTQVLVAKTIGQELDGIGLLSEAYGREVLEKPEAQGLIAHELAHQWWGNMVTNLDWGQFWLNEGFANFMTAAYLQHRYGEDAYRERVEAWKKRVDKLRESGKDHALVYAVWNKPSADDRAVVYQKGAYVLHLLREEVGERAFWRGVRTYTRAYYGHSVTSADLRKVMERASGRDLSAFFARWVDGAEPAKTEAAAKSEAAK; encoded by the coding sequence ATGCCAGCCGCCCCGATCCTTTCCTTCCGCCGCCTGCGCGCAAGCTGCGTGCGCGCGCTCGCCGCGGCGCTGCTGGCGGCGCCGCTGGCCGCCGCGGCCGCGCCGCAGGCCGGGCCGGCCGCCGCAACCGCTGCGCCGGCCGCGCGCGCCGGGGCCAATCTCGACGTGCTGCACTACACCGCGCGGATCGAGCCGGACATCGTCGCCAAGACCCTGCGCGGCCAGGTCTCGATCCGCCTGGCCCTGCGCGCCGACGGCGCCCAGCACCTGGAGTTCGACGCCGGCGATCTGGAGATCGACAAGGTCTCCGAGCACGGCCGCGCGCTGGCCTTCGACAAGAGCGAGCAGCGCCTGCGCGTGCGCCTGCCCAAGCCGGGCAAGTTCGGCGAGCGCCACGAGATCGACATCGCCTACCGCGGCGCGCCGCGCTACGGCCTGGAGTTCCATCCCGACCGCAGCGAGGTCTACACGATCTTCTCGACCAGCCAGTGGCTGGTGTGCATCGACGCGCCGTCCGAACGCGCCAGCTTCGACCTGACCCTGACCGTGCCCAGCGGCCTCAAGGCCGCCGGCAACGGCCGGCTGGTGTCGAAGTCGGCGCTCGGCGGGCGCCGCGATTCCTATCGCTGGCGCCAGGACCAGCCGATGCCGAGCTACGTCTACGGCTTCGCCGCCGGCCGCTACAACGAGGCCGGCGGCAACGGCGAGAACGGCGAGCTGCGCTTCCTGTCGGCCGACCTGCAGAGCGCGCAGCTGCGCCAGGTGTTCGCCGACACCGCCGACATGATGCGGTTCTTCGGCCGCCGCGCCGGCATCCGCTACCGCGGCCCCTACACCCAGGTGCTGGTCGCCAAGACCATCGGCCAGGAGCTCGACGGCATCGGCCTGCTGTCGGAGGCCTACGGCCGCGAGGTGCTGGAAAAGCCCGAAGCGCAGGGCCTGATCGCGCACGAGCTGGCGCACCAGTGGTGGGGCAACATGGTCACCAACCTCGATTGGGGCCAGTTCTGGCTCAACGAGGGCTTCGCCAACTTCATGACCGCGGCTTACCTGCAGCACCGCTACGGCGAGGACGCGTATCGCGAGCGGGTCGAGGCCTGGAAGAAGCGGGTCGACAAGCTGCGCGAGAGCGGCAAGGACCACGCCCTGGTCTATGCGGTCTGGAACAAGCCCAGCGCCGACGACCGCGCGGTGGTCTACCAGAAGGGCGCCTACGTCCTGCACCTGCTGCGCGAGGAGGTCGGCGAGCGCGCGTTCTGGCGCGGCGTGCGCACCTACACCCGCGCCTACTACGGGCATTCGGTGACCAGCGCGGACTTGCGCAAGGTGATGGAGCGCGCCAGCGGCCGCGACCTGTCGGCGTTCTTCGCGCGCTGGGTCGACGGCGCCGAGCCGGCGAAGACCGAAGCCGCGGCCAAGAGCGAGGCGGCGAAGTAA
- a CDS encoding TonB-dependent receptor plug domain-containing protein: MTQPRFAPRHARPRRAPLYRALGCALWLGGSLFAGSAFAQEAAQPTAQEASETRTLGTVSVLGSRRAQRSSDTTSISPVDVLPMAKNTEEGAQFDLAQSLQYAAPSFNSTRQSGADGADLVDSAALRGLGSDQTLVLVNGKRHHTTALLNLFGARNRGNTGTDLNTIPLMAIDSVEILRDGAAAQYGSDAIAGVMNISLKKRKGCEAVAGYGQYSKGDGENWLASAYCGFGLGSDGTLGITGEWQDRGRSDRSEPAGSPRIIGDSKVKNQTLFLNGDKPLTENVDLYFTLGVQQRDASSAAFARDGIGSEDIPSRNSAAMYPNGFVPFIDGDIDDRFGILGARWAMGEWNADLSYTYGYSKLRYTINNTLNASLANLDLLNGGKGISPRSFDAGGFSFEQNTINFDVNRFYDHIFRGLNVAFGLERRDERYKIFAGEPGSYLDYDGDSDGGNAGSQGFPGFRPSDAGGHSRDSWAAYADVEADFTERFTAGVAVRYEDYSDFGNTTTGKLAAGFRATDTLMFRASASTGFRAPSLQQKYFSSTITDFVNGEPVDVVIAPNGGALANLAGLPALTNEKSHNYTLGLTWSPTADTSLTLDAYRIDIDDRIVLSGRFGDDDPVIGTALRALQVGQAQFFVNSVDTRTEGLDFTFNNQRELGNDFKLGTFFALNLNRTKVRAIHAPPSLVGREDVLLSERERLFIEQGAPRSKAVLGFDLSRGAWEGNIKAIYFGPQTLGTFSGTAAGVPNARYKAKASADLSVTYAFSDNTKLTVGGSNLLNVKPTRQDPNETDNGHIFDSVQFGLNGAAYFVRLWHKF; the protein is encoded by the coding sequence ATGACCCAGCCTCGCTTCGCCCCCCGCCACGCCCGTCCGCGCCGCGCACCGCTGTACCGTGCGCTCGGCTGCGCCCTGTGGCTCGGCGGCAGCCTGTTCGCCGGCAGCGCGTTCGCCCAGGAAGCGGCGCAGCCGACGGCGCAGGAGGCCAGCGAAACGCGGACCCTGGGAACCGTATCGGTGCTCGGCTCGCGCCGCGCCCAGCGTTCGTCCGACACCACCTCGATCTCGCCGGTCGACGTGCTGCCGATGGCCAAGAACACCGAAGAAGGCGCGCAGTTCGACCTCGCCCAGTCGCTGCAATACGCCGCGCCCTCGTTCAACTCGACCCGCCAGAGCGGCGCCGACGGCGCCGACCTGGTCGACTCGGCCGCGCTGCGCGGCCTGGGTTCGGACCAGACCCTGGTGCTGGTCAACGGCAAGCGCCACCACACCACCGCGCTGCTGAACCTGTTCGGCGCGCGCAACCGCGGCAACACCGGCACCGACCTCAACACGATTCCGCTGATGGCGATCGACAGCGTCGAGATCCTGCGCGACGGCGCCGCCGCGCAGTACGGCTCCGACGCCATCGCCGGGGTCATGAACATCTCGCTGAAGAAGCGCAAGGGCTGCGAGGCCGTCGCCGGCTACGGCCAGTACTCCAAGGGCGACGGCGAAAACTGGCTGGCCAGCGCGTATTGCGGCTTCGGCCTCGGCAGCGACGGCACCCTCGGCATCACCGGCGAATGGCAGGACCGCGGCCGTTCCGACCGCTCCGAGCCGGCCGGCAGCCCGCGCATCATCGGCGACTCCAAGGTCAAGAACCAAACCCTGTTCCTCAACGGCGACAAGCCGCTGACCGAGAACGTCGACCTGTACTTCACCCTCGGCGTGCAGCAGCGCGACGCTTCTTCGGCCGCGTTCGCGCGCGACGGCATCGGTTCGGAAGACATCCCCTCGCGCAATTCCGCGGCGATGTACCCGAACGGCTTCGTGCCGTTCATCGACGGCGACATCGACGACCGCTTCGGCATCCTCGGCGCGCGCTGGGCGATGGGCGAGTGGAACGCCGACCTGTCCTACACCTACGGCTACAGCAAGCTGCGCTATACGATCAACAACACCCTCAACGCCTCGCTGGCGAATCTCGACCTGCTCAACGGCGGCAAGGGCATCAGCCCGCGCAGCTTCGACGCGGGCGGGTTCTCGTTCGAACAGAACACGATCAACTTCGACGTCAACCGGTTCTACGACCACATCTTCCGCGGCCTCAACGTCGCGTTCGGCCTGGAGCGCCGCGACGAGCGCTACAAGATCTTCGCCGGCGAGCCGGGTTCCTACCTCGACTACGACGGCGACTCCGACGGCGGCAACGCCGGCAGCCAGGGCTTCCCGGGCTTCCGCCCCAGCGACGCCGGCGGCCACAGCCGCGACAGCTGGGCCGCGTACGCCGACGTCGAAGCCGACTTCACCGAGCGCTTCACCGCCGGCGTGGCGGTGCGCTACGAGGACTACAGCGACTTCGGCAACACCACCACCGGCAAGCTCGCCGCCGGTTTCCGCGCCACCGACACACTGATGTTCCGCGCCTCGGCCAGCACCGGTTTCCGCGCGCCGTCGCTGCAGCAGAAGTACTTCTCCTCGACCATCACCGACTTCGTCAACGGCGAGCCGGTCGACGTGGTCATCGCGCCCAACGGCGGCGCCCTGGCCAACCTGGCCGGGCTGCCGGCGCTGACCAACGAGAAGTCGCACAACTACACCCTCGGCCTGACCTGGTCGCCGACCGCCGACACCTCGCTGACGCTCGACGCCTACCGCATCGACATCGACGACCGCATCGTGCTCAGCGGCCGCTTCGGCGACGACGATCCGGTCATCGGCACCGCCTTGCGCGCGCTGCAGGTCGGCCAGGCGCAGTTCTTCGTCAACTCGGTCGACACCCGCACCGAAGGCCTTGACTTCACCTTCAACAACCAACGCGAACTCGGCAACGACTTCAAGCTCGGCACCTTCTTCGCCTTGAACCTCAACCGCACCAAGGTCCGCGCGATCCACGCGCCGCCGTCGCTGGTCGGGCGCGAGGACGTGCTGTTGTCCGAACGCGAGCGGCTGTTCATCGAGCAGGGCGCGCCGCGGTCGAAGGCGGTGCTCGGCTTCGACCTCAGCCGCGGCGCGTGGGAAGGCAACATCAAGGCGATCTACTTCGGCCCGCAGACGCTCGGCACCTTCTCCGGCACCGCCGCGGGCGTGCCGAACGCGCGCTACAAGGCCAAGGCCTCGGCCGACCTCAGCGTGACCTACGCCTTCAGCGACAACACCAAGCTGACCGTCGGCGGCTCCAACCTCCTCAACGTCAAGCCGACCCGGCAGGACCCGAACGAGACCGACAACGGCCACATCTTCGACAGCGTGCAGTTCGGCTTGAACGGCGCAGCGTATTTCGTGCGTCTTTGGCATAAGTTCTGA
- a CDS encoding TfoX/Sxy family protein, with product MHEDLIAHLHDLSAGFGALDARRMFGGHGVYRDGTMIGLLSDETLYLKTDEQTLPRFRAAGCSPFLYARRGETVPTSYWTVPEEAMESPQEMRPWLELAWEAAARKAAKKRPAKKRAAKKVAKKKPSR from the coding sequence ATGCACGAGGACCTGATCGCCCACCTGCACGACCTGTCCGCCGGCTTCGGCGCGCTCGACGCGCGCCGGATGTTCGGCGGGCACGGCGTGTACCGCGACGGCACCATGATCGGATTGCTGTCGGACGAAACGCTTTATCTGAAGACCGACGAACAGACCCTGCCGCGGTTCCGGGCGGCGGGGTGTTCGCCTTTCCTGTACGCGCGGCGCGGCGAGACTGTGCCGACCAGTTACTGGACGGTGCCGGAAGAAGCGATGGAGTCGCCGCAGGAGATGCGGCCGTGGCTGGAGTTGGCGTGGGAGGCGGCGGCGCGCAAGGCGGCGAAGAAGCGGCCGGCGAAGAAGCGCGCGGCCAAGAAGGTCGCGAAGAAAAAGCCGTCGCGCTGA
- a CDS encoding LysR substrate-binding domain-containing protein: protein MALRADWLPALAAFEAAARHQNFAHAAEELHLTASAVSHHVRKLESRLGVSLFQRHARGVALTAQGRQLADAAGTALADVDGVLRSLRLAREERDRVRITTLHSLAYTWLLPRLPEFTRAHPHIQLSVDTEIALARFDDGGPDLGIRHGAGHWPGLTSHWLMDDALFPVTSPRTPGVDAIVEPAQIAELPLIADHARQGWHDWFRAAGVHGRKLEERYTFSDTTDALMAAAHGLGAALAREQIVVPYLRSGQLIRLPGPKMTARWQYYAIYPAHRRLRPAARAFLDWLLATEKE from the coding sequence ATGGCCCTGCGAGCGGACTGGCTTCCGGCCCTGGCGGCGTTCGAGGCGGCGGCGCGCCACCAGAACTTCGCCCACGCCGCCGAGGAACTGCACCTCACCGCCAGCGCGGTCAGCCACCACGTGCGCAAGCTGGAAAGCCGGCTCGGGGTGAGCTTGTTCCAGCGCCATGCGCGCGGGGTCGCGCTGACCGCGCAGGGCCGCCAGTTGGCCGATGCCGCCGGCACCGCGCTGGCCGACGTCGACGGCGTGCTGCGCAGCCTGCGCCTGGCGCGCGAGGAGCGCGACCGGGTCCGCATCACCACCCTGCACTCGCTGGCCTACACCTGGCTGCTGCCGCGCCTGCCCGAGTTCACCCGCGCGCATCCGCACATCCAGCTCAGCGTCGATACCGAAATCGCGCTGGCCCGCTTCGACGACGGCGGCCCCGACCTCGGCATCCGCCACGGCGCCGGCCACTGGCCCGGGCTGACCTCGCACTGGCTGATGGACGACGCGCTGTTTCCGGTGACTTCGCCGCGCACGCCCGGCGTCGACGCCATCGTCGAACCGGCGCAGATCGCCGAGCTGCCGCTGATCGCCGACCACGCCCGCCAGGGCTGGCACGACTGGTTCCGCGCCGCCGGCGTGCACGGGCGCAAGCTCGAGGAGCGCTACACCTTCAGCGACACCACCGACGCGCTGATGGCCGCCGCGCACGGTCTCGGCGCGGCGCTCGCGCGCGAGCAGATCGTGGTGCCGTACCTGCGCTCGGGCCAGCTGATCCGGCTGCCGGGGCCGAAGATGACGGCGCGCTGGCAGTACTACGCGATCTATCCGGCGCACCGGCGGCTGCGGCCGGCGGCGCGGGCGTTTCTGGATTGGCTGCTGGCCACGGAAAAGGAATAA
- a CDS encoding cupin domain-containing protein, translated as MSLIDLLATSAELPAAWRSTVVGRFGGANFKLLRMDAGAYEEETHDFAEGLLVLDGAMRLSVGGEIVEVGAGQLYVVPAGVPHAVAPGSGGTLAILDV; from the coding sequence ATGAGCCTCATCGACCTGCTTGCGACCTCCGCCGAACTGCCTGCCGCGTGGCGTTCGACCGTGGTCGGCCGCTTCGGCGGCGCCAACTTCAAACTGTTGCGCATGGACGCCGGCGCCTACGAGGAAGAAACCCACGACTTCGCCGAAGGCCTGTTGGTGCTCGACGGCGCGATGCGCCTGAGCGTCGGCGGCGAGATCGTCGAGGTCGGCGCGGGGCAGCTTTACGTGGTGCCCGCCGGCGTGCCGCACGCGGTGGCGCCGGGCAGCGGCGGCACCTTGGCGATTCTGGACGTCTGA